From the genome of Nicotiana tabacum cultivar K326 chromosome 2, ASM71507v2, whole genome shotgun sequence:
gatattgttttgagtgattcgaaggttcgactaagtttgtatgttgatatatgactttttggtatatttgattgaggtcccgatggcctcggggtgattccgggtggttaacggatttgtcgaagctGGAAAAtatagctgaagctgctgctactgctatttccgCACTTGCGGTAGGAGGAGTCGAAGGTGCGAGGTCGCTGGTGCGCAAGgggagtccgcaaatgcggaaaagaGGTCGATGGGCAGGCTTCACAGAAGCGGAAGGAAATGCGCAGGTGCGCTACCGCAGGCGCGAGAATTtgaagcgcagatgcggaaaatgggAGGCCAAGGCGCGAGAAGGATTTGGACGCACCTGCGAGCCCCCAGGTGCGAGACATGGGCGCATGTGCAGAGGCTGAGAGTTAAGTGATTCTCGCAGGTGGGAAGATTTTTTACTGCAGGTGCGGTCCTGTAGGCGCGTGGaataggccgcaggtgcgaaaatctgggcagaatgtatagatagcacttcgcgaattttggttcatttccactaTTTTCAAGTCGGGTTTttgagcttttggagtgatttgcgAAAGGttattcaagggctatcagtgaggtaagttgcttgagccctaatacttgtatacatagtgattttccgttgtttaatcattgtaattagtgaaaatgaggggttagggcttgaaatttttaagagtttaatttaaggatttgaaggaccaaacgatgtcggattttgatgaatttggtatggttagactcgtgagtgaatgagctttctagttttgtaaattttgtcggatttcgataCGTGGGAccggggggcgggtttgagccaattttggattttggtctaatttgatagtttttcttttggaattcataacattagcgtatattgatggtattgtactgattgtaaatagatttggagcatttggaggccgagtccagagacaagagcattgcggggttgagatttgaccggtttgaggtaagtaacgattgtaaatctagtcctgagggtacgaaaccccggattttgtatcattctactatttttagtgacgcacatgctaggtgacgggcgtgtgggcgtgcactgttggggattgtgacttggtccgtcccgtagcaactgtaaagttgcatacttcgttgaaactatatgatacttatatgttttagaaagagtttctgtaaattgggccgaatgccatgtttgggccttgtgccagtgttgtttggacccttaggggccttttcttactatcctctcactgtttttgattgaaatctatactcagtcatgtttatacttgtttaccgtataactcagttttatgactctattttgatgcatataaatattttgggccgaatgccctattttaatgaaatgcccgagtggcttgagaggtttatgactgagtgaggtcgagggccggatttgtgaggatatttatgggatcgggctacacgccgcagcatgttgcatatttatcggatcgggatgcacgccgcaacatgtttgatatcggtcgagggcctgattgtgaggatgagtgtggattggggctgcccgcctgcagcatactttattattatagcatgtgagttatccgtgcagcacgtgagttgtccatgcagattatagtgcttgggctgaaggagcccctccggagtctgtacacacccccagtgagcgcaggtacctactgagtgcgagtgccgagtgtcgagtgctgagtgactgggaggcttgagtgattgtaaggtatgcccgagtggcaagaatgattgtgaggtatgcccgagtggcaagagtgattatgaggtatgcccgagtagcacaagtgactgtgaggtttgcccgaggggctgtatatgagtgatattttgcccgaggggctgtttatgatttcatcatttttgctcacctttgcatttttcctctgtctaaaaactgttgaaaaatatctttaaataatttttactggaactgggtttaaacgagatattttgattcaaatcctgatttttaaaagcaggaggtattttactgagatttcatgatatgaacgttatatgctttgttgctcgtcactactgctcagtctttatttattgttgttacttactgagttggcgtactcacgttactccctgcaacttgtatgcagatccaggtgtagctggacacggtagcggttattgattgttctggttgcaaAATTtttttggagatagcaaggtagttgtttggcgatcgcaacccctgctcttctccctcttatcttcttctagttgtatttagctattttccaggctgagttagccttgatattgttagacagattgtagtagatgttcATGATTAGTGATACTCCGATGTCGGGATTTTCCTtccacacttttattttgattggaactcctttacgaaaGTTTttgtgttaaataacattgaaattatctttgaaatgaaaatatcggtttgttttagaaatgagtcggcttgcctagttccacgataggcgccatcacgacaggggttagtttgggtcgtgaaatATTCAAATGGCACTGTACGATgcattgtatggtagaagatgtcgttctcctatcggatggtttgaagcTAGTGATACTAACTTATGGGGACCCGACTTAGTACAAGAAGCTATGGACAAGGTCCAATTAATCAGGCAGAGATTGCTCACTGCTCAAAGTAGACAAAAGTTGTATGcagataagagaagaagagattcAGTGCTCACAATTGGGGACAAAGTGTTCCTACGAGTCTttcctatgaaaggtgtgatgaagTTTGGGAAAAGAGGTaagttgagccccaggtttataggACCGTATGAGATACTAGACCGAGTGGGAGCTGTGGCTTAACGTTTGGCACTTCCTCCTGAGTTGTCCTttattcatccagtgtttcatgtctcGATGGTAAGGAAATGTATATCAGACTCATCTCAGGTGCTTGAAGCACCTACTATACCGCTTGATGAGAAGTTGTCTTACGAGGAGGAACTGATGACTATTGTTGATAGGCATGTAAGAAAGCTACGGTCAAAAGAAATTGAGTTCGTAAAAGTCTTATGGCGAAATCATACagttgaagaagctacttgggaaataGAAGATGATATGCGAGTCAAGTACCCGCATTTATTTCAGTTTACAGATACTCACTTGAGTTAAATTCGGGGACCGAATTTTTATAAGGTGGAGAGGATGTAATATCCCATAACTTTAAAATAAGGACACAATGGTCATTTAGCAAACTAATTAAGTTACAAAAAATAAAGGGAAGTGAGATGCAAAAGGCCGAAGCCCACCAGATGAAAATCtggaaaaaagtaaaagaagaaaaaggggtTAAGGGGAAAG
Proteins encoded in this window:
- the LOC142166942 gene encoding uncharacterized protein LOC142166942 codes for the protein MALYDALYGRRCRSPIGWFEASDTNLWGPDLVQEAMDKVQLIRQRLLTAQSRQKLYADKRRRDSVLTIGDKVFLRVFPMKGVMKFGKRVFHVSMVRKCISDSSQVLEAPTIPLDEKLSYEEELMTIVDRHVRKLRSKEIEFVKVLWRNHTVEEATWEIEDDMRVKYPHLFQFTDTHLS